The Syntrophorhabdus sp. genome segment TCACATGGTGGCTGGCGCCTGGGGCATCGATACGGTGCTTCTTGTTGTTGCCGCTGACGAAGGGGTTATGCCGCAGACGCGGGAGCACCTGGATATATGCGAGATCCTGGGGCTCACGAAGGGGATCGTCGTCATAACCAAGAAAGACCTCGTCGACGCGGAAATGGTCGAGCTCGTGGAAGAGGATGTCAGGGATTTTCTCAAGGGCAGGGCGCTGGAGAATGCCCCCGTGGTGGCGGTGTCCGCGACGACGGGAGAGAACCTCGATCTCCTTAAGGGCATGCTCCGTGACCTGTCGACGGGAATCGAAGAGAGATCGAGAGAGGGGATCTTCCGGCTGCCTGTCGACAGGGTGTTTACCCTTCGAGGGATGGGGACCATTGTCACGGGGACCTGTATTTCCGGACATCTTTCCGTTGGGGAGGAAGTGGAGTTGTTCCCTTTCAGCAGGAAAGCCAGGGTTCGCAGCATACAGGCGTATCACGAGGACGTGAAAGAGGCCAGCGCCGGACAGAGGATCGCCTTCAACCTTCAGGGACTTGACAGGCAGGATGTGGAAAGGGGAAGTATGGTGGCTCGTCCCGACACGCTCCTGCTGACGTCGCGCATCGATGCCTCGCTGCGCCTTTTGAAGCTTCCCATGAAACCGATACGCCACGACAGCATACTGCGCTTTCATATCGCCACGACACAGGAGGAGGCACGTCTCGTGCTGCTTGAAAGCGACCAGATAGAGCCGGGACAGGAGCTCTTCGTGCAATTCGTCTTCAAGAGACCCATCGTCGTTCTTCCCGGTGACAGATTCATCCTGCGCGGTTCGTACGCCATCCAGACGGTGGGCGGGGGGAAGGTTCTCGACATCATGCCCGCGAGACACAAGAGAAAGACGGGCGAGCTCGGGAGAGCGTACCACGTTCTCAGCAAGGGGACGGACCTTGAGAAGGCGGCGTATCATGTCTTGAAGGGTGGTTTTCAGGGGGTCAGGCAGCAGAACCTGTCCATACTCACCGGAAAGGATATTCCTTCCATAGAGAGAGTGGGAGAGGTTCTCCGGAAGGAAGCGATCGCGACCCTTGTCGGGAAGACATACCTGCACAAGGATTATTTCGACGCGTACCGGGAGAAGGTTGTTGCCTTCGTTGGGGAGTACCACAAGGCAAACCCCCTGAAGATCGGCATCTCGAAGGAAGAGTTGCGATCACGTCTTCCCGCCACCGACGTCCAGGTGTTTCAGTCGGCCCTCGATGTGTGTGTAG includes the following:
- the selB gene encoding selenocysteine-specific translation elongation factor, producing MKRIIVGTAGHIDHGKTTLIRALTGIDCDRLKEEKERGITTELGFAHWRLDEDLLVGIVDVPGHERFVRHMVAGAWGIDTVLLVVAADEGVMPQTREHLDICEILGLTKGIVVITKKDLVDAEMVELVEEDVRDFLKGRALENAPVVAVSATTGENLDLLKGMLRDLSTGIEERSREGIFRLPVDRVFTLRGMGTIVTGTCISGHLSVGEEVELFPFSRKARVRSIQAYHEDVKEASAGQRIAFNLQGLDRQDVERGSMVARPDTLLLTSRIDASLRLLKLPMKPIRHDSILRFHIATTQEEARLVLLESDQIEPGQELFVQFVFKRPIVVLPGDRFILRGSYAIQTVGGGKVLDIMPARHKRKTGELGRAYHVLSKGTDLEKAAYHVLKGGFQGVRQQNLSILTGKDIPSIERVGEVLRKEAIATLVGKTYLHKDYFDAYREKVVAFVGEYHKANPLKIGISKEELRSRLPATDVQVFQSALDVCVAAGLIVVEKDRVRSRDHARGTSQTDEFEKRVLDALLTAGFTPPGLKDLAGIVGVTEKNARELLERLAFTGGVVKVGQDMYFHRDMIEEVKEKAANYLRDHQEMGPSDFKSELNLSRKFLIPLLEYLDQIKLTIRKGDKRVLRG